From Pseudomonas poae, the proteins below share one genomic window:
- a CDS encoding CbtB-domain containing protein, giving the protein MSIISSTSHTASSTATLSQRLTAAIGASILGACLVYFAGFSHIEAVHNAAHDTRHSAAFPCH; this is encoded by the coding sequence ATGTCGATCATCAGCAGCACTTCGCATACCGCCAGCAGCACTGCCACGTTGAGCCAACGCCTGACCGCCGCCATCGGTGCGTCGATCCTCGGGGCGTGCCTGGTGTATTTCGCCGGTTTCTCGCACATCGAGGCGGTGCACAACGCTGCCCACGATACCCGCCACAGCGCCGCGTTCCCGTGCCACTGA
- the cobM gene encoding precorrin-4 C(11)-methyltransferase, whose amino-acid sequence MTVYFIGAGPGDPELITVKGQRLIRNCPVIIYAGSLVPAAVLEGHQAEQVVNSAELHLEQIIDLIKAAHANGQDVARVHSGDPSLYGAIGEQIRYLRELGIPFQIIPGVTAVAACAALLETELTLPDIAQSVILTRYADKTSMPAGEDFDSLANHGTTMAIHLGVNHLEKIVAELLPHYGADCPIAVVHRATWPDQDWAVGTLSNIAEKVAAKGFRRTALIVVGRVLASDNFSESSLYRAGHAHLFRS is encoded by the coding sequence ATGACCGTCTACTTTATCGGCGCCGGCCCCGGCGATCCGGAATTGATCACCGTCAAAGGCCAGCGACTGATCCGCAATTGCCCTGTGATCATCTATGCCGGCTCGCTGGTACCGGCGGCGGTGCTGGAAGGTCACCAGGCCGAACAGGTGGTCAACAGCGCCGAACTGCACCTGGAACAGATCATCGACCTGATCAAGGCGGCCCACGCCAATGGCCAGGATGTGGCGCGCGTGCATTCCGGCGACCCAAGCCTGTATGGCGCGATTGGCGAGCAGATTCGGTATTTGCGTGAGCTGGGCATCCCGTTCCAGATCATCCCCGGCGTCACGGCGGTAGCCGCCTGTGCAGCGTTGCTGGAAACCGAATTGACCCTGCCGGACATCGCCCAAAGCGTGATCCTGACCCGCTACGCCGATAAAACCAGCATGCCGGCCGGTGAAGACTTCGACAGCCTGGCGAACCATGGCACGACCATGGCGATTCACCTGGGGGTCAACCACCTGGAGAAGATCGTTGCCGAACTGCTGCCGCACTATGGCGCAGACTGCCCGATTGCCGTGGTGCACCGGGCGACGTGGCCGGATCAGGACTGGGCGGTGGGTACGCTCAGTAATATTGCCGAGAAAGTCGCAGCGAAGGGCTTTCGGCGTACGGCACTGATTGTGGTGGGTCGGGTGTTGGCCAGTGATAATTTCAGCGAGTCATCGTTGTATCGGGCCGGGCATGCACATCTTTTTCGATCGTGA
- a CDS encoding fatty acid cis/trans isomerase yields the protein MSLRLIVSAVLALIASTALAEGPAPAISYTRDIQPIFTEKCVACHACYDSACQLNLGSAEGAARGATKVPVYDGERSQATPTTRLFYDAFGKQAWQQKGFYSVLDAQGSQAALMARMLELGHNAPLQPNAKLPDEIALGLNRENKCALPGEFNAYAGAHPKEGMPLAVTGLTDQQYQTLQRWLASGAPIDEQGLAPSAKEALQVQQWENLFNQPGARESLVARWLFEHLFLAHIYFENGEPGHFFQWVRSRTPSGQPIDLIATRRPNDDPGTQVYYRLWPVQGVIVHKTHITYPFSAAKMARIKELFYAGNWQVNALPGYGPGRRANPFETFEAIPAKARYQFMLDNAEYFVRTFIRGPVCRGQIATDVIRDNFWTLFQDPDHDLYITDARYRGQATPLLAMPGQNDDVGSVLSLWLAYRDKRNQYEALRRDSYADVPPPSWSSLWAGNDNALLTIFRHFDSASVTKGLIGEVPQTMWLFDYPLLERTYYQLAVNFDVFGNVSHQAQTRLYFDLIRNGAEQNFLRLMPADSRDGFLDDWYQNSGKIKLWLDYEAIDDDKPTGLHLDEKDPKRDFANQLLSRYGDLNASPDPINRCSGAFCSRDGVDPALQDAEQALSRLTSRPAAGLKVIDQLPEATMLRVETGSGKRVVYSMLRNRAHSNVAFLLGEAYRYQPGLDTVTIYPGVLSSYPNFMFNIPAQEVPEFVGQMERAKDAKRFERIVDRWGVRRSHPLFWQYFHDLSRYVRESTPLEEGVLDMNRYENL from the coding sequence ATGTCACTTCGTCTTATCGTCAGCGCCGTCCTGGCCTTGATCGCCAGCACCGCCTTGGCAGAAGGTCCCGCTCCGGCGATCTCCTATACCCGCGACATCCAACCCATCTTCACCGAGAAATGCGTGGCCTGCCACGCCTGCTACGACTCCGCCTGCCAGCTCAACCTGGGCAGTGCCGAGGGCGCGGCACGCGGGGCGACCAAAGTGCCGGTGTACGACGGCGAACGCAGCCAGGCAACGCCCACCACCCGTTTGTTCTATGACGCGTTCGGTAAGCAAGCCTGGCAGCAGAAGGGCTTTTATTCGGTGCTCGACGCGCAGGGCAGCCAGGCCGCCTTGATGGCACGCATGCTGGAGCTGGGGCATAACGCGCCGCTGCAGCCCAACGCCAAGCTGCCCGACGAGATCGCGCTGGGCCTGAACCGCGAAAACAAGTGTGCGCTGCCTGGCGAGTTCAATGCCTACGCCGGCGCCCATCCCAAGGAAGGTATGCCGCTGGCGGTCACCGGCCTGACTGACCAGCAATACCAGACCCTGCAACGCTGGCTGGCCTCCGGTGCGCCGATTGATGAGCAGGGCCTGGCGCCCAGCGCCAAGGAAGCCTTGCAGGTGCAGCAGTGGGAAAACCTGTTCAATCAGCCCGGCGCCCGTGAAAGCCTGGTGGCGCGCTGGTTGTTCGAGCATTTGTTCCTGGCCCACATCTATTTCGAGAACGGCGAGCCGGGGCATTTCTTCCAGTGGGTGCGTTCGCGCACGCCGAGTGGCCAGCCGATCGACCTGATCGCCACGCGCCGCCCCAACGACGACCCCGGCACCCAGGTGTACTACCGCCTGTGGCCGGTACAGGGCGTGATCGTGCATAAAACCCACATCACTTACCCGTTCAGCGCGGCGAAAATGGCGCGGATCAAGGAGCTGTTCTACGCCGGTAATTGGCAGGTCAACGCCTTGCCAGGTTACGGGCCAGGGCGCCGCGCCAATCCGTTCGAAACGTTTGAGGCGATCCCGGCCAAGGCACGCTACCAGTTCATGCTGGATAACGCCGAATACTTCGTGCGCACCTTTATTCGCGGGCCGGTGTGTCGTGGGCAGATCGCCACGGACGTGATCCGCGACAACTTCTGGACCCTGTTCCAGGACCCCGACCACGACCTGTACATCACCGATGCGCGCTATCGCGGCCAGGCCACGCCGCTGCTGGCGATGCCGGGGCAGAACGACGATGTGGGCAGCGTGCTCAGCCTGTGGCTGGCCTATCGCGACAAGCGCAATCAGTACGAGGCGTTGCGCCGTGACAGTTATGCCGACGTGCCGCCGCCGAGCTGGTCGAGCCTGTGGGCGGGCAATGACAATGCCTTGCTGACGATTTTCCGGCATTTCGACAGCGCCTCGGTGACCAAGGGCCTGATCGGCGAGGTGCCGCAGACGATGTGGCTGTTTGACTACCCGCTGCTGGAGCGGACCTATTACCAGTTGGCGGTGAATTTCGATGTGTTCGGCAATGTGTCGCATCAGGCCCAGACCCGGCTGTACTTCGACCTGATCCGCAATGGGGCCGAGCAGAACTTCCTGCGTTTAATGCCGGCCGACAGCCGTGATGGCTTTTTGGATGACTGGTACCAGAACAGCGGCAAGATCAAGCTATGGCTGGATTATGAGGCGATTGACGATGACAAGCCGACCGGGTTGCATCTGGATGAAAAGGACCCGAAGCGCGACTTTGCCAACCAGTTGCTCAGCCGTTATGGAGATCTGAATGCCAGTCCGGATCCGATCAACCGATGCAGCGGGGCTTTTTGTTCGCGTGATGGTGTTGATCCGGCGTTGCAGGATGCTGAGCAGGCGTTGAGCCGCCTGACATCGCGCCCGGCAGCCGGGCTCAAGGTTATCGATCAGTTGCCCGAAGCTACGATGCTGCGTGTTGAGACGGGCAGTGGTAAGCGGGTGGTTTACAGCATGTTGCGCAATAGGGCTCACAGTAATGTGGCGTTTTTGCTGGGGGAGGCGTATCGCTATCAGCCGGGGTTGGACACTGTGACGATTTACCCGGGGGTGCTTAGCAGTTATCCGAATTTCATGTTCAATATTCCGGCGCAGGAAGTGCCGGAGTTTGTGGGGCAGATGGAGCGGGCCAAGGATGCCAAGCGCTTTGAGAGGATTGTTGACCGTTGGGGTGTGCGGCGTAGTCATCCGTTGTTTTGGCAGTATTTTCATGATTTGTCGCGGTATGTTCGGGAGAGTACGCCGTTGGAGGAGGGGGTTTTGGATATGAATAGGTATGAGAATTTGTGA
- the metH gene encoding methionine synthase produces MPDRSARLQALHQALKERILILDGGMGTMIQSYKLEEQDYRGKRFADWPSDVKGNNDLLVLTRPDVIGGIEKAYLDAGADILETNTFNATRISMADYGMEELAYELNVEGARLARKIADAKTLENPAKPRFVAGVLGPTSRTCSLSPDVNNPGYRNVTFDELVENYTEATKGLIEGGADLILIETIFDTLNAKAAIFAVQGVFEELNVELPIMISGTITDASGRTLSGQTTEAFWNSVSHAKPLSVGLNCALGASELRPYLEELSNKANTHVSAHPNAGLPNEFGEYDELPSETAKVIEEFAQSGFLNIVGGCCGTTPGHIEAIAKAVAGYAPRPIPDIPKACRLSGLEPFTIDRSSLFVNVGERTNITGSARFARLIREDNYTEALEVALQQVEAGAQVIDINMDEGMLDSKKAMVTFLNLIAGEPDISRVPIMIDSSKWEVIEAGLKCIQGKGIVNSISMKEGVEQFIHHAKLCKRYGAAVVVMAFDEAGQADTEARKKEICKRSYDILVNEVGFPPEDIIFDPNIFAVATGIEEHNNYAVDFINACAYIRDELPYALTSGGVSNVSFSFRGNNPVREAIHSVFLLYAIRNGLSMGIVNAGQLEIYDQIPAELRDAVEDVVLNRTPEGTDALLAIADKYKGDGSVKEAETEEWRGWEVNKRLEHALVKGITTHIVEDTEESRQSFARPIEVIEGPLMSGMNIVGDLFGAGKMFLPQVVKSARVMKQAVAHLIPFIELEKGDKPEAKGKILMATVKGDVHDIGKNIVGVVLGCNGYDIVDLGVMVPAEKILQVAKEQKCDIIGLSGLITPSLDEMVHVAREMQRQDFHLPLMIGGATTSKAHTAVKIEPKYSNDAVIYVTDASRAVGVATQLLSKELKAGFVEKTRLEYIDVRERTSNRSARTERLSYPAAIAKKPQFDWSTYTPVKPTFTGAKVLDNIDLKVLAEYIDWTPFFISWDLAGKFPRILEDEVVGEAATALYADAQEMLAKLIDEKLISARAVFGFWPTNQVQDDDLEVYGDDGQPIAKLHHLRQQIIKTDGKPNFSLADFVAPKDSGVTDYIGGFITTAGIGAEEVAKAYQDAGDDYNSIMVKALADRLAEACAEWLHQQVRKEHWGYAKDEQLDNEALIKEQYSGIRPAPGYPACPDHTEKAQLFQLLDPEASEMHAGRSGVFLTEHYAMFPAAAVSGWYFAHPQAQYFAVGKVDKDQVASYTARKNQDLSVTERWLAPNLGYDN; encoded by the coding sequence ATGCCCGATCGTAGCGCTCGTCTGCAAGCCCTCCACCAAGCCCTCAAGGAACGCATCCTGATCCTCGACGGCGGCATGGGCACGATGATCCAGAGCTATAAGCTTGAGGAGCAGGATTACCGTGGCAAACGCTTCGCTGATTGGCCGAGCGACGTCAAGGGCAACAACGACCTGCTGGTGCTCACCCGTCCGGACGTGATCGGCGGCATCGAAAAAGCCTACCTGGATGCCGGCGCCGACATTCTGGAAACCAACACCTTCAACGCTACGCGCATTTCCATGGCCGACTACGGCATGGAAGAACTGGCCTATGAACTGAACGTAGAAGGCGCACGCCTGGCGCGCAAGATCGCTGACGCCAAGACCCTGGAAAACCCGGCCAAGCCGCGCTTCGTTGCCGGCGTGCTCGGCCCTACCAGCCGTACTTGCTCGCTGTCGCCGGACGTGAACAACCCTGGCTACCGCAATGTGACCTTCGATGAGCTGGTGGAAAACTACACCGAAGCCACCAAGGGCCTGATCGAGGGCGGCGCCGACCTGATCCTGATCGAAACCATTTTCGATACCCTCAACGCCAAAGCGGCGATCTTTGCCGTGCAGGGCGTGTTCGAAGAACTGAATGTCGAACTGCCGATCATGATCTCCGGCACCATCACCGACGCCTCCGGCCGTACCCTGTCGGGCCAGACCACCGAAGCGTTCTGGAACTCTGTCAGCCACGCCAAGCCGCTGTCCGTGGGCCTCAACTGCGCCCTGGGCGCCAGCGAACTGCGCCCGTACCTGGAAGAGCTGTCGAACAAGGCCAACACCCATGTGTCCGCGCACCCGAACGCCGGCCTGCCTAACGAATTCGGCGAGTACGACGAGCTGCCCTCGGAAACCGCCAAAGTCATCGAGGAATTTGCCCAGAGCGGCTTCCTTAATATTGTCGGCGGCTGCTGCGGCACCACGCCAGGCCATATCGAAGCCATCGCCAAGGCCGTGGCCGGTTACGCCCCGCGCCCGATCCCGGACATTCCCAAGGCGTGCCGCCTGTCGGGCCTGGAGCCGTTCACGATTGACCGCAGCTCGTTGTTCGTCAACGTCGGCGAGCGCACCAACATCACCGGTTCGGCACGTTTTGCCCGGCTGATCCGTGAAGACAACTACACCGAAGCCCTGGAAGTCGCCCTGCAGCAGGTGGAAGCCGGCGCCCAGGTGATCGACATCAACATGGACGAGGGCATGCTCGATTCGAAGAAGGCCATGGTGACCTTCCTCAACCTGATTGCCGGCGAGCCGGACATCTCCCGCGTACCGATCATGATCGACTCCTCCAAGTGGGAAGTGATCGAGGCGGGCCTCAAATGCATCCAGGGCAAGGGCATCGTCAACTCGATCAGCATGAAGGAAGGCGTCGAGCAGTTCATTCACCACGCCAAGTTGTGCAAGCGCTATGGCGCCGCCGTGGTGGTGATGGCGTTCGATGAAGCCGGCCAGGCCGATACCGAAGCGCGCAAGAAAGAAATTTGCAAACGCTCCTACGACATCCTGGTGAATGAAGTCGGCTTCCCGCCGGAAGACATCATCTTCGACCCGAACATCTTCGCGGTCGCCACCGGTATCGAAGAGCACAACAACTATGCCGTCGACTTCATCAACGCCTGTGCCTACATCCGCGATGAGCTGCCGTATGCGCTGACCTCCGGCGGCGTGTCCAACGTGTCGTTCTCGTTCCGCGGCAACAACCCGGTGCGCGAGGCGATCCACTCGGTGTTCCTGCTATACGCGATCCGCAACGGCCTGAGCATGGGCATCGTCAACGCCGGCCAGCTGGAGATCTACGACCAGATCCCCGCCGAACTGCGCGACGCCGTGGAAGACGTGGTGCTCAACCGCACCCCGGAAGGCACCGACGCCCTCCTCGCCATTGCCGACAAGTACAAGGGCGACGGCAGCGTCAAAGAAGCCGAGACCGAGGAATGGCGTGGCTGGGAAGTCAACAAGCGCCTGGAACATGCGCTGGTCAAGGGCATCACCACGCACATCGTCGAAGACACCGAGGAATCCCGCCAGTCGTTCGCCCGTCCGATCGAAGTGATCGAAGGCCCGCTGATGTCCGGCATGAACATCGTCGGCGACCTGTTCGGCGCCGGCAAAATGTTCCTGCCCCAAGTGGTGAAATCCGCCCGGGTGATGAAGCAGGCCGTGGCCCACTTGATTCCGTTCATCGAGTTGGAAAAAGGCGACAAACCCGAAGCCAAGGGCAAGATCCTGATGGCCACGGTCAAAGGCGACGTGCATGACATCGGCAAGAACATCGTGGGCGTGGTGCTGGGCTGCAACGGCTATGACATCGTCGACCTCGGCGTGATGGTGCCTGCGGAGAAGATCCTGCAAGTGGCCAAGGAACAGAAGTGCGACATCATCGGCCTGTCCGGCCTGATCACCCCGTCCCTGGATGAGATGGTGCACGTGGCCCGCGAGATGCAGCGCCAGGATTTCCACCTGCCGCTGATGATCGGTGGCGCCACCACCTCCAAGGCCCATACGGCGGTGAAGATCGAGCCCAAGTACAGCAACGACGCGGTGATCTACGTGACCGACGCCTCGCGTGCGGTAGGCGTGGCCACGCAGTTGCTGTCCAAGGAATTGAAGGCCGGTTTCGTCGAGAAAACCCGCCTGGAATACATCGACGTGCGCGAACGCACCTCCAACCGCAGCGCCCGGACCGAGCGCCTGAGCTACCCGGCGGCCATCGCCAAGAAGCCGCAGTTCGACTGGAGCACTTACACCCCGGTCAAGCCGACCTTTACCGGGGCCAAGGTGCTGGACAATATTGACCTCAAGGTGCTGGCCGAGTACATCGACTGGACGCCGTTCTTTATTTCCTGGGACCTGGCCGGCAAATTCCCGCGCATCCTTGAAGATGAAGTGGTCGGCGAAGCCGCGACCGCGCTGTATGCCGATGCCCAGGAAATGCTTGCCAAGCTGATCGACGAAAAGCTCATCAGCGCCCGCGCCGTATTCGGCTTCTGGCCGACCAACCAGGTGCAGGACGATGACCTGGAGGTCTACGGTGACGATGGCCAGCCGATCGCCAAGCTGCATCACCTGCGCCAGCAGATCATCAAGACCGACGGCAAGCCGAACTTCTCCCTGGCCGACTTCGTGGCGCCTAAAGACAGCGGCGTGACCGACTACATCGGTGGCTTCATCACCACCGCCGGCATCGGCGCCGAAGAAGTCGCCAAGGCTTACCAGGACGCCGGCGACGACTACAACTCGATCATGGTCAAGGCCCTGGCCGACCGCCTGGCCGAAGCCTGCGCCGAGTGGCTGCACCAGCAGGTGCGTAAAGAGCACTGGGGTTACGCCAAGGACGAACAGCTGGACAACGAGGCGCTGATCAAAGAGCAATACAGCGGCATCCGCCCTGCCCCGGGCTACCCGGCGTGCCCGGATCACACCGAGAAGGCCCAGTTGTTCCAACTGTTGGACCCTGAGGCCAGCGAGATGCACGCCGGCCGCAGCGGTGTGTTCCTTACCGAGCACTACGCAATGTTCCCGGCCGCCGCAGTCAGCGGCTGGTACTTCGCCCACCCGCAGGCGCAGTACTTTGCCGTGGGCAAGGTCGACAAGGACCAGGTGGCGAGCTACACCGCCCGCAAGAACCAGGACCTGAGCGTGACCGAGCGCTGGCTGGCGCCGAACCTGGGTTACGACAACTGA
- the nfuA gene encoding Fe-S biogenesis protein NfuA has translation MTAITITDAAHDYLADLLSKQNTPGIGIRVFITQPGTQYAETCIAYCKPGEEKPEDTALGLKSFTAYIDAFSEAFLDDAVVDYATDRMGGQLTIKAPNAKVPNVNADSPVNERINYYLQTEINPGLASHGGQVSLIDVVEDGIAVLKFGGGCQGCGQADVTLREGIERTLLERIPELKGVRDVTDHTQKENAYY, from the coding sequence ATGACCGCCATAACCATTACCGACGCCGCCCACGATTACCTGGCCGACCTGCTGTCCAAGCAGAACACCCCAGGTATCGGTATCCGCGTCTTTATCACCCAGCCCGGCACCCAGTACGCCGAGACTTGCATAGCCTACTGCAAGCCCGGGGAAGAGAAACCTGAAGACACCGCCCTGGGGCTGAAAAGCTTCACCGCCTATATCGATGCCTTCAGCGAAGCCTTCCTGGACGACGCTGTAGTCGACTACGCCACTGACCGTATGGGCGGCCAGTTGACCATCAAGGCGCCGAACGCCAAGGTGCCGAACGTCAACGCCGACAGCCCGGTCAATGAGCGCATCAACTACTACCTGCAAACCGAGATCAACCCGGGGCTGGCCAGCCACGGTGGTCAGGTCAGCCTGATCGACGTGGTCGAAGACGGCATCGCCGTGTTGAAGTTCGGCGGCGGCTGCCAAGGCTGCGGCCAGGCGGACGTGACCCTGCGAGAAGGTATCGAGCGCACCCTGCTGGAGCGCATTCCGGAGCTTAAGGGCGTACGTGACGTGACCGACCACACGCAGAAAGAAAACGCCTACTACTGA
- a CDS encoding cobalamin biosynthesis protein → MTLVVGLGCQRGCDVQTLLALFNAALADGGIERQRITALASIDLKQDEPGLLALAQALDLPLQCFSAGQLAVYESRLSHKSAVAFAHTGCHGIAESAALALAEHLGNAPARLLITRKKTAQATLALACTG, encoded by the coding sequence ATGACCCTGGTGGTCGGCCTGGGCTGCCAGCGGGGCTGTGATGTTCAGACCCTGCTGGCGCTGTTCAACGCCGCCCTCGCCGACGGCGGGATCGAGCGTCAGCGCATCACCGCGCTGGCGAGTATCGACCTCAAACAGGATGAGCCTGGGCTGTTGGCGCTGGCCCAGGCCCTGGACCTGCCGCTGCAGTGTTTCAGCGCTGGACAGTTGGCGGTGTATGAAAGCCGATTGAGCCATAAATCGGCAGTCGCCTTTGCGCATACCGGCTGCCATGGCATCGCCGAAAGCGCCGCGCTGGCCCTGGCCGAACACCTCGGCAACGCCCCCGCCCGCCTGCTGATCACCCGCAAAAAAACCGCCCAGGCCACCCTGGCATTAGCCTGCACCGGTTAA
- a CDS encoding CbtA family protein: MIKRIAQTAGFTGLLAALLLTLLQSFWVAPLILQAETFENAPAAAEVAHEHAAGAAAHTHDAEAWEPQDGWQRVLSTTGGNLVVAVGFALMLAGLYTLRAPTRTAQGLLWGLAGYATFVLAPTLGLPPELPGTAAADLAQRQIWWIGTAASTAAGIALIVFGRNWLLKVLGVAILAVPHVIGAPQPQVHSMLAPEALEAQFKIASQLTNVAFWLALGLISAWLFRRNRDDQYSA; encoded by the coding sequence ATGATCAAGCGTATTGCGCAAACCGCAGGTTTCACCGGCCTGCTGGCCGCCCTGCTGCTGACCCTGCTACAAAGTTTCTGGGTCGCCCCGCTGATTCTGCAGGCGGAAACCTTTGAAAATGCCCCGGCTGCCGCCGAAGTCGCCCATGAGCACGCTGCAGGCGCTGCCGCTCACACCCATGACGCCGAAGCCTGGGAGCCGCAAGACGGCTGGCAGCGCGTGCTGTCCACCACCGGTGGCAACCTGGTGGTCGCCGTCGGTTTTGCGCTGATGCTGGCGGGTCTCTACACCCTGCGCGCACCTACCCGTACCGCCCAAGGGCTGCTGTGGGGCCTGGCCGGTTACGCGACTTTCGTACTGGCGCCCACACTGGGCCTGCCACCTGAGCTGCCAGGCACCGCCGCCGCCGACCTGGCGCAACGGCAGATCTGGTGGATCGGCACCGCCGCCTCGACTGCCGCCGGCATTGCGCTGATCGTGTTTGGTCGCAACTGGCTGCTCAAAGTGCTGGGCGTGGCGATCCTGGCCGTGCCCCACGTAATTGGCGCGCCACAGCCGCAAGTGCATTCGATGCTGGCCCCGGAGGCGCTGGAAGCCCAATTCAAGATCGCGTCGCAGCTGACCAACGTGGCGTTCTGGCTAGCGCTGGGCCTGATCAGCGCCTGGCTGTTCCGCCGCAACCGCGACGATCAATACTCGGCATGA
- a CDS encoding DUF2970 domain-containing protein, with protein MDDPDNNKPPTFWQMLHSVMAAAFGVQSGKNRARDFTHGKPSHFVILGILFTAVFALTLFGVVQLVLHLAGV; from the coding sequence ATGGACGATCCGGACAACAATAAGCCGCCTACCTTCTGGCAGATGCTCCACAGCGTTATGGCTGCCGCCTTTGGCGTGCAGAGCGGCAAGAACCGCGCGCGCGACTTCACCCACGGCAAGCCCAGCCACTTTGTGATCCTGGGCATTCTGTTTACCGCCGTGTTCGCGCTGACGTTATTTGGCGTCGTCCAGCTGGTGTTGCACTTGGCCGGCGTGTAA
- a CDS encoding DUF934 domain-containing protein, with the protein MQRIIKNNEVLDETWHLLPKDASFDGISNCDDLIVPLALWREHGHALKARDGGLGVWLDADEEAEEIGEDVEHFQVIALNFPAFTDGRNYSNARLLRDRYGYKGELRAIGDVLRDQLFYLRRCGFDAFALRADKDPYEALESLKDFSVTYQAATDEPLPLFRRR; encoded by the coding sequence ATGCAGCGAATCATTAAAAACAACGAAGTCCTCGACGAAACCTGGCACCTGCTGCCCAAGGACGCGAGCTTCGACGGCATTTCCAACTGCGACGACCTGATCGTGCCGCTGGCCCTGTGGCGCGAGCACGGCCATGCCCTCAAGGCCCGCGACGGCGGCCTGGGCGTGTGGCTGGACGCCGATGAAGAAGCCGAGGAAATCGGTGAAGACGTGGAGCACTTCCAGGTCATCGCCCTGAACTTCCCGGCCTTTACCGACGGCCGCAACTACTCCAACGCCCGCCTGCTGCGTGACCGCTATGGTTACAAGGGCGAGCTGCGGGCAATTGGCGACGTGCTGCGCGACCAACTGTTCTACCTGCGCCGTTGCGGGTTCGATGCCTTCGCCTTGCGCGCCGACAAAGACCCGTACGAAGCGCTGGAAAGCCTCAAGGACTTCTCGGTGACGTACCAGGCTGCAACGGATGAGCCGCTGCCGCTGTTCCGTCGGCGTTGA